A genomic stretch from Bacteroidota bacterium includes:
- a CDS encoding T9SS type A sorting domain-containing protein: protein MRTVLLITLFAAIPALAQESETAHRVPFAAEGNTLALTVANIAEEHGATALSVALAEAPDWLAVTPAEVVLDAVAPGAEARAAFSFDVLPHAPVGTPAALRFTVTTVDSQTWTHTVRLEVAAPAAFRLGGVYPNPFRGQTTFAYELPRPSEVSLRVYDVLGRRVGEVVDERQVAGRHEADWAPPRLASGVYLWRLTVEDAAGVVERQGKVLLIR, encoded by the coding sequence ATGCGTACCGTCCTTCTCATCACTCTGTTTGCTGCTATTCCTGCACTGGCGCAAGAGTCAGAGACGGCGCACCGCGTTCCCTTTGCTGCCGAAGGCAACACGCTCGCCCTTACGGTTGCCAACATCGCTGAGGAGCACGGTGCCACAGCCCTCAGCGTCGCCCTCGCCGAGGCCCCCGACTGGCTCGCCGTCACCCCGGCCGAGGTCGTCCTCGACGCCGTCGCGCCCGGGGCCGAGGCCCGCGCCGCCTTCTCCTTTGACGTGCTACCCCACGCCCCCGTCGGCACGCCCGCTGCGCTCCGCTTCACCGTCACCACAGTAGACAGCCAAACCTGGACGCACACCGTTCGCCTGGAGGTCGCCGCGCCGGCCGCCTTCCGGCTCGGCGGGGTCTACCCCAACCCGTTCCGAGGACAGACCACGTTCGCCTACGAACTCCCGCGCCCGAGCGAGGTCTCGCTCAGGGTCTACGACGTGCTCGGCCGCCGCGTGGGCGAGGTCGTCGACGAACGGCAGGTGGCAGGTCGGCACGAGGCGGACTGGGCACCGCCGCGCCTGGCGAGCGGGGTGTACCTGTGGCGACTGACGGTCGAGGATGCCGCGGGCGTGGTCGAGCGGCAGGGCAAGGTGCTGCTGATTCGGTAG
- a CDS encoding S9 family peptidase, which yields MPTAFARRVPCLGALLLLFAVAAPAALAQSADPVPDDVLTPLDVARIQTVGAVAVSPDGEQVAYTVTVQRDPFEANARPYSELHLYSVESGQTTGLRTGAVSHGSLTWTPDGERVSFLTRHNDDTRPALYTMDPFTGEMTRVLAFDGGIGSPAWSPDGSRVAFISAEPTAERSEVLPYQPDIYEEETPNRKLFVATLGTDAEPQMMDVPGTVYTIDWSADGTRIAAAIAPDPYVDNSYMGKRVHVLDAATGEVVARVENPGKLGAVAWSPSGEHLAMISAADVNDPKEGRLMVADASTGRFRDVLPNFEGHVTGMMWEDAETIRYSADQGVETAIRRVDRDGSLEVELLPFGEAVFTGFAASDDGEVMAFAASSPTYPTELHVVTGGEVERVTESNPWLAGKRLARQEVITYEARDGMEIEGLLIHALGHGDGDRVPLITVVHGGPEAHYRNNWLTAYSLPGQMAAAKGYAVFYPNYRGSTGRGVAFSKAGQADPAGAEFDDIVDGVDHLIAEGIVDESKVGVTGGSYGGYATGWMATRYSERFAAGVMFVGISNKVSKVGTTDIPNEEFLVHARKRPWDDWQFFLERSPIYYAEQGRTPLLIMHGADDPRVHPTQSMELYRHLKLHGEAPVRLVFYPGEGHGNRNATARFDYTLRAMRWFDHYLMGPGGDPPSYDVSDLAESEHETMKDAMGSN from the coding sequence ATGCCTACCGCCTTTGCCCGCCGCGTGCCCTGTCTCGGCGCGCTCCTGCTCCTCTTCGCCGTCGCCGCGCCCGCTGCCCTCGCCCAGAGCGCGGACCCCGTGCCGGACGACGTGCTGACGCCGCTCGACGTGGCGCGCATCCAGACAGTCGGTGCCGTCGCCGTCTCGCCCGACGGCGAGCAGGTCGCCTACACGGTCACCGTGCAGCGCGACCCGTTCGAGGCCAACGCCCGCCCCTACTCCGAACTCCACCTCTACTCCGTCGAGAGCGGCCAGACGACCGGCCTCCGCACCGGGGCCGTCTCCCACGGCAGCCTCACCTGGACGCCCGACGGCGAGCGCGTCTCCTTCCTCACCCGCCACAACGACGACACGCGCCCGGCGCTCTACACGATGGACCCGTTCACGGGCGAGATGACGCGGGTGCTCGCCTTCGACGGCGGCATCGGCTCGCCCGCGTGGAGCCCCGACGGGAGCCGCGTCGCCTTCATCTCGGCCGAGCCGACAGCGGAGAGAAGCGAGGTGCTGCCCTACCAGCCCGACATCTACGAGGAGGAGACCCCCAACCGCAAGCTGTTCGTCGCTACCCTCGGCACCGACGCCGAGCCGCAGATGATGGACGTGCCGGGGACGGTCTACACCATCGACTGGAGCGCCGACGGCACCCGCATCGCTGCCGCGATCGCGCCCGACCCGTACGTCGACAACTCGTACATGGGCAAGCGCGTCCACGTCCTCGACGCCGCGACGGGCGAGGTCGTGGCCCGCGTCGAGAACCCCGGCAAGCTCGGGGCGGTTGCGTGGAGCCCGAGCGGCGAGCACCTCGCGATGATCTCCGCCGCCGACGTCAACGACCCGAAGGAGGGGCGGCTGATGGTGGCCGACGCCTCGACCGGGCGGTTCCGCGACGTGCTCCCCAACTTCGAGGGCCACGTCACGGGCATGATGTGGGAGGACGCCGAGACGATCCGCTACTCTGCCGACCAGGGCGTCGAGACAGCCATTCGGCGCGTCGACCGGGACGGGAGCCTGGAAGTCGAGCTGCTTCCCTTCGGCGAGGCCGTCTTCACGGGCTTCGCTGCCTCCGACGACGGCGAGGTCATGGCCTTCGCTGCGAGTAGCCCGACGTATCCGACCGAACTCCACGTCGTGACCGGCGGCGAGGTCGAGCGCGTCACGGAGTCGAACCCGTGGCTGGCCGGCAAGCGTCTCGCCCGGCAGGAGGTCATCACCTACGAGGCCCGCGACGGGATGGAGATCGAGGGCCTGCTCATCCACGCGCTCGGCCACGGCGACGGCGACCGTGTCCCGCTCATCACTGTCGTCCACGGCGGGCCCGAGGCGCACTACCGCAACAACTGGCTGACGGCCTACTCGCTGCCGGGCCAGATGGCCGCCGCGAAGGGCTACGCCGTCTTTTACCCTAACTACCGCGGCTCGACCGGGCGCGGCGTGGCCTTCTCGAAGGCCGGCCAGGCCGACCCCGCCGGGGCCGAGTTCGACGACATCGTCGACGGCGTGGACCACCTCATCGCCGAGGGGATCGTGGACGAGAGCAAGGTCGGCGTGACGGGCGGCTCGTACGGCGGCTACGCGACCGGCTGGATGGCGACCCGCTACTCGGAGCGCTTCGCCGCCGGCGTCATGTTCGTCGGCATCTCGAACAAGGTCTCGAAGGTCGGCACGACCGACATCCCGAACGAGGAGTTTCTCGTCCACGCCCGCAAGCGCCCGTGGGACGACTGGCAGTTCTTCCTCGAGCGCAGCCCGATCTACTACGCCGAGCAGGGCCGGACCCCGCTCCTGATCATGCACGGGGCCGACGACCCGCGCGTCCACCCGACGCAGTCGATGGAGCTCTACCGCCACCTCAAGCTGCACGGGGAGGCCCCGGTCCGGCTCGTGTTCTACCCCGGCGAGGGCCACGGCAACCGCAACGCGACGGCGCGCTTCGACTACACCCTGCGCGCGATGCGGTGGTTCGACCACTACCTCATGGGACCCGGCGGCGACCCGCCGAGCTACGACGTCTCGGACCTCGCCGAGTCCGAGCATGAGACGATGAAGGACGCGATGGGCTCGAACTAG
- a CDS encoding metalloregulator ArsR/SmtB family transcription factor: MKPPLVPDALVERAARRLKVLGHPVRLRLLNALRAHGELSVQELMDLTEQRQANASKHLGLLAREGIVRRRKEGINAFYSIADPSIAGIYLLISNRLNEKAAEPDAAP, from the coding sequence ATGAAGCCACCCCTCGTTCCCGATGCGCTCGTCGAGCGCGCCGCGCGCCGGCTCAAGGTGCTCGGCCACCCGGTCCGGCTGCGCCTCCTCAACGCCCTCCGCGCCCACGGCGAGCTGAGCGTGCAGGAGCTGATGGACCTCACCGAGCAGCGGCAGGCGAACGCGAGTAAGCACCTCGGCCTCCTCGCCCGTGAGGGCATCGTGCGCCGCCGTAAGGAGGGGATCAACGCGTTCTACTCGATCGCCGACCCGAGCATCGCGGGCATCTACCTCCTCATCTCGAACCGCCTGAACGAGAAGGCGGCGGAGCCTGACGCCGCGCCCTGA
- a CDS encoding response regulator produces MPHKVLIVDDEPSIVLSLEFLMKQAGHEVTIARDGEAALEAVHSVYPDLVLLDVMLPRRSGFEVCQTVREHAEFANTKIILLTAKGRDVDVTKGLALGADDYVTKPFGTRELVQKVEVLLEGA; encoded by the coding sequence ATGCCGCACAAAGTTCTGATCGTAGACGACGAGCCGAGCATCGTGCTCTCGCTGGAGTTCCTGATGAAGCAGGCCGGGCACGAGGTCACGATTGCCCGCGACGGCGAGGCCGCGCTCGAGGCCGTCCACTCGGTCTACCCGGACCTCGTCCTGCTCGACGTGATGCTCCCGCGCCGGAGCGGCTTTGAGGTCTGCCAGACGGTCCGCGAGCACGCCGAGTTCGCCAACACCAAGATCATTCTTCTGACCGCCAAGGGCCGCGACGTAGACGTGACCAAAGGCCTCGCGCTCGGGGCCGACGACTACGTGACCAAGCCCTTCGGCACGCGCGAGCTGGTCCAGAAGGTCGAGGTGCTGCTGGAGGGCGCGTAG
- a CDS encoding sensor histidine kinase, with product MIHQGIVLGVAFAYVALLFAVAYWGDRRAQQGRSVIGSPVVYALSLGVYCTAWTFYGSVGRAATTGVGFLPTYLGPTLMALLWWVLLRKILRVAKLYRITSIADFVSARYGKSALLAGVVSVIAVVGIIPYISLQLKAISTSLQVSSGAAGLGAAAEPEPLFLGQTFIVALVLALFTILFGARRLDPTERHEGLVAAIAFESVVKLVAFVAVGAFVTFGVFDGFGDLFGQAAARADLRPLLTFEGVGDYGSWFALTFVSFLAILLLPRQFHVAVVENVDERHVGRAVWLFPLYLLAINVFVLPIALGGRLYLPAGVDADTFVLTLPLAAGQEALALLAFVGGLSAATGMVIVAATALSIMISNDLVMPVLLRLRRLRLTERGDLSALLLAVRRGAIFGILVASYFYFRLIGSAYSLVSIGLISFVAVAQFAPAFLGGLYWKRATRAGALAALVGGFAVWGYTLPLPSLVEAGLLPASFAEAGPLGIALLRPYALFGLVGLDPITHSLVWSALVNAGLFVGVSLWTRQGVVEHGQAVAFVDVLRRSGESVQLWRGRAAVADLRAVLGRFLGAARADEALVAYARRSGEALPDVADAALVQHAEQLLAGAIGAASARVVLATAVQEEPLSLREVMAILDETQQVIAYSRALEEKSRALGEKSAELEAATAELRAANERLTEFDRLKDEFVSTVTHELRTPLTSVRAFAEILHDNADLSPEQRREFLGIVIKESERLTRLVNQVLDLQKLDSGALDWRYEAVDLAALVAEAAAALGQVLRERGIALTLALDDGAPPLNADRDRLMQVLVNLLSNASKFCRGRIAVRLRTEAPEGDGATPVLRVEVSDDGPGIAPAHREQVFERFRQVEPASDGQPGGTGLGLAIARRIAEHHGGRLWVADGAPPSGSPGGSPEPLSGATFVVTLPVAPAPSAAPTR from the coding sequence GTGATCCACCAGGGCATCGTTCTGGGCGTCGCATTCGCCTACGTCGCGCTGCTCTTCGCCGTGGCCTATTGGGGCGACCGGCGCGCGCAGCAGGGCCGCAGCGTCATCGGCAGCCCGGTCGTCTACGCGCTCTCGCTCGGGGTCTACTGCACGGCGTGGACCTTCTACGGCAGCGTCGGGCGCGCCGCCACGACGGGCGTCGGCTTCCTCCCGACCTACCTCGGCCCGACGCTGATGGCACTGCTGTGGTGGGTGCTCCTGCGGAAGATCCTCCGCGTCGCCAAGCTCTACCGCATCACCTCGATCGCCGACTTCGTCTCGGCGCGCTACGGCAAAAGCGCCCTCCTGGCCGGCGTGGTGAGCGTGATCGCCGTCGTCGGGATCATCCCGTACATCTCGCTCCAGCTCAAGGCCATTTCGACGAGCCTCCAGGTCAGCAGCGGCGCTGCCGGCCTCGGCGCGGCGGCCGAGCCGGAACCGCTGTTCCTCGGGCAGACGTTCATCGTCGCCCTCGTGCTGGCGCTCTTCACGATCCTCTTCGGCGCGCGGCGGCTCGACCCGACCGAGCGCCACGAGGGCCTCGTCGCAGCGATCGCGTTCGAGTCGGTCGTGAAGCTCGTGGCGTTCGTGGCGGTCGGGGCGTTCGTGACGTTCGGCGTGTTCGACGGGTTCGGCGACCTCTTCGGGCAGGCGGCAGCGCGGGCGGACCTCCGGCCGCTGCTCACGTTCGAGGGCGTCGGGGACTACGGCTCGTGGTTCGCCCTCACGTTCGTCTCCTTTCTCGCCATCCTCCTGCTGCCGAGGCAGTTCCACGTCGCCGTCGTCGAGAACGTCGACGAGCGGCACGTCGGGCGCGCGGTGTGGCTCTTCCCGCTCTACCTGCTCGCGATCAACGTATTCGTTCTCCCGATCGCGCTCGGCGGGCGGCTCTACCTCCCGGCGGGGGTCGACGCCGACACGTTCGTGCTGACGCTGCCGCTGGCGGCGGGGCAAGAGGCGCTGGCGCTCCTCGCCTTCGTCGGCGGGCTGAGCGCGGCCACCGGCATGGTGATCGTCGCCGCGACGGCGCTCTCGATCATGATCTCGAACGACCTCGTGATGCCGGTGCTGCTGCGGCTGCGCCGGCTGCGGCTGACCGAGCGGGGCGACCTCAGCGCGCTCCTGCTCGCAGTGCGGCGGGGCGCGATCTTCGGCATCCTCGTGGCGAGCTACTTCTACTTCCGGCTGATCGGCTCGGCCTACTCGCTCGTCTCGATCGGGCTGATCTCGTTCGTGGCTGTCGCGCAGTTCGCCCCGGCGTTTCTCGGGGGGTTGTACTGGAAGCGGGCGACGCGGGCCGGGGCGCTGGCGGCGCTCGTGGGCGGCTTCGCCGTGTGGGGCTACACGCTACCGCTGCCGTCGCTCGTGGAGGCCGGGCTGTTGCCGGCGTCCTTCGCCGAGGCCGGGCCGTTGGGGATAGCGCTCCTGCGGCCCTACGCGCTCTTCGGGCTGGTGGGCCTCGACCCGATCACGCACAGCCTCGTCTGGAGCGCACTCGTGAACGCCGGCCTGTTCGTCGGGGTGTCGCTGTGGACGCGGCAGGGCGTCGTCGAGCACGGGCAGGCGGTCGCGTTTGTGGACGTGCTGCGGCGCTCCGGCGAGAGTGTTCAACTCTGGCGAGGCCGCGCCGCCGTGGCCGACCTCCGCGCCGTCCTGGGCCGCTTCCTCGGTGCGGCCCGGGCCGACGAGGCGCTGGTGGCCTACGCCCGGCGCTCCGGCGAGGCGCTCCCCGACGTAGCCGACGCCGCGCTCGTGCAGCACGCCGAGCAACTCCTCGCCGGCGCGATCGGGGCCGCCTCGGCGCGCGTCGTCCTCGCGACAGCCGTGCAGGAGGAGCCGCTGAGCCTCCGCGAGGTGATGGCGATCCTCGACGAGACGCAGCAGGTGATCGCCTACAGCCGCGCCCTCGAAGAGAAGTCGCGCGCGCTCGGGGAGAAGTCGGCCGAGCTGGAGGCGGCGACGGCCGAGCTGCGCGCCGCCAACGAGCGCCTGACCGAGTTCGACCGGCTCAAGGACGAGTTCGTCTCGACCGTCACGCACGAGCTGCGCACGCCGCTCACCTCGGTCCGCGCCTTCGCCGAGATCCTGCACGACAACGCCGACCTCTCGCCCGAGCAGCGCCGCGAGTTCCTCGGCATCGTCATCAAGGAGAGCGAGCGGCTGACGCGGCTCGTCAACCAGGTCCTCGACCTCCAGAAGCTCGACAGCGGCGCGCTCGACTGGCGGTACGAAGCCGTCGACCTGGCCGCGCTCGTAGCTGAGGCTGCCGCCGCGCTCGGCCAGGTGCTGCGCGAGCGCGGCATCGCGCTCACACTCGCCCTCGACGACGGCGCACCTCCCCTCAACGCCGACCGCGACCGGCTCATGCAGGTACTCGTCAACCTGCTCTCGAACGCGTCCAAGTTCTGCCGCGGCCGGATCGCCGTCCGCCTCCGCACCGAGGCCCCCGAGGGCGACGGGGCCACGCCCGTGCTCCGCGTCGAGGTCTCGGACGACGGGCCGGGGATCGCCCCGGCGCACCGCGAGCAGGTCTTCGAGCGCTTCCGGCAGGTTGAGCCGGCCTCGGACGGGCAGCCGGGCGGGACGGGCCTCGGCCTCGCCATCGCCCGCCGCATCGCCGAGCACCACGGCGGCCGCCTCTGGGTCGCCGACGGGGCCCCGCCGAGCGGTTCGCCGGGCGGTTCGCCGGAACCGCTTTCAGGCGCTACCTTCGTCGTCACCCTGCCCGTGGCCCCCGCGCCCTCGGCCGCTCCCACTCGCTAA
- a CDS encoding PAS domain-containing protein codes for MSLAPLTEALLAAVPDAALVCDAGGHIRAANAAAARLLDADLPGADARNAATPENSLAGRSVFAFLDEALLRDAPDGEPFSARVGARLVHVHKTTQPAGLALVLRVAESLPLHRDVERLALGLTESVRGPLASIRAAIETLTEYPGMEEDLAAQFTTIIREQAVALSEQLEESAAALAEATTPLSLPEHLRAEALGARTAAALAEALAVRVDAAPAAASDAPDAVVRVEWSALERGLVHLATRTVHAVQAEALAVQLNRAGQMAALDLCWRGAPVRPERLDRWADEPLAPAGGASAESLRGVVERHGGALWARDADAAGHAAVRLLLPARMPANGRSS; via the coding sequence GTGTCGCTCGCTCCTCTGACCGAGGCCCTGCTCGCCGCCGTACCCGACGCCGCGCTCGTCTGCGACGCCGGTGGACACATCCGCGCCGCCAACGCCGCCGCTGCACGTCTCCTCGACGCCGACCTCCCCGGTGCGGATGCCCGCAACGCAGCGACCCCGGAGAACAGTCTCGCGGGCCGCTCCGTCTTCGCCTTCCTCGACGAGGCGCTGCTCCGCGACGCCCCGGACGGCGAGCCGTTTTCCGCACGCGTGGGCGCACGCCTCGTCCACGTCCACAAGACGACACAACCCGCCGGCCTGGCACTCGTCCTGCGCGTCGCCGAGTCGCTTCCTCTTCACCGCGATGTCGAGCGCCTGGCGCTCGGCCTGACGGAAAGCGTCCGTGGCCCGCTGGCTAGCATCCGAGCCGCCATCGAGACCCTGACCGAGTACCCCGGCATGGAGGAAGACCTCGCGGCGCAGTTCACCACGATCATCCGCGAGCAGGCCGTCGCCCTCAGCGAGCAGCTCGAAGAGTCGGCTGCCGCCCTGGCCGAGGCGACAACGCCCCTGAGTCTGCCCGAGCACCTGCGCGCCGAGGCCCTGGGCGCACGCACCGCCGCTGCGCTCGCCGAGGCGCTCGCGGTGCGCGTGGACGCCGCTCCCGCTGCCGCGTCGGACGCACCCGACGCCGTGGTGCGGGTCGAGTGGTCGGCTCTCGAACGTGGACTCGTCCACCTCGCCACCCGCACCGTGCACGCCGTGCAGGCCGAGGCGCTCGCGGTGCAACTCAACCGAGCCGGGCAGATGGCGGCGCTCGACCTGTGCTGGCGGGGCGCGCCGGTCCGGCCCGAGCGCTTGGACCGCTGGGCCGACGAGCCGCTGGCTCCGGCTGGCGGAGCCAGCGCCGAGTCGCTCCGAGGCGTCGTCGAGCGGCACGGCGGCGCGCTGTGGGCGCGCGACGCGGACGCCGCAGGCCACGCGGCGGTCCGGCTCCTCCTCCCGGCGCGGATGCCTGCCAACGGCAGGAGCAGCTGA
- the acs gene encoding acetate--CoA ligase translates to MVNAYAPSDAFRAEARIGSADAYEAMYRRSVDDNEAFWREEAERIHWHVPFRRVRDIAFDSRDVHVRWYIGGRTNACYNAVDRHVENGLGERTALLFEPDDPGAESYPISYADVLAAVQRFANVLKDHGVNEGDRVTIYLPMIPEAVYAMLACARIGAVFSVVFAGFSPDALANRILDGESDFVITADEGRRGGKTVALKANVDEAVERSAAQGQSVRHVLVVRNTGGGVTWHDHDVWYHEAFERAAETCPCEEMNAEDPLFILYTSGSTGKPKGVVHTTGGYCVWTSITHEYVFDLQPETDVYWCTADVGWITGHSYIVFGPMINGATQVLFEGVPAYPDASRIWEVVDKHGVTVLYTAPTAIRALMAKGDDYVAKTDRSSLRLLGTVGEPINPEAWRWYHEVVGGGRCPIIDTWWQTETGGVMLVGLPGAIEQKPGVAGKPFFGIVPVVLDPAGEEVDGAAEGVLAIADSWPGQARTVYKNHWRFINAYFAHYEGYYFTGDGCRRDADGYYQITGRVDDVINVSGHRMGTAEVESALVLHDTVAEAAVVGYPHDIKGQGIYCYVTLGSEAEPSDALRTELVQHVRTVMGPIATPDKLQFAPSLPKTRSGKIMRRILRKIAENDYGTLGDTSTLSDPTVVDDLIEHRQNR, encoded by the coding sequence ATGGTCAACGCCTACGCCCCTTCCGACGCCTTCCGCGCTGAGGCCCGCATCGGATCCGCCGACGCCTACGAGGCGATGTACCGCCGCTCGGTCGACGACAACGAGGCCTTCTGGCGCGAGGAGGCCGAGCGCATCCACTGGCACGTCCCTTTCCGCCGCGTCCGCGACATCGCCTTCGACTCCCGCGACGTCCACGTTCGCTGGTACATCGGCGGACGCACCAACGCGTGCTACAACGCCGTGGACCGCCACGTCGAGAACGGCCTCGGCGAGCGGACGGCGCTCCTCTTCGAGCCGGACGACCCCGGTGCGGAGTCCTACCCGATCTCCTACGCCGACGTCCTCGCCGCCGTGCAGCGCTTCGCCAACGTGCTCAAGGACCACGGCGTGAACGAGGGCGACCGCGTCACGATCTACCTCCCGATGATCCCGGAGGCCGTCTACGCCATGCTCGCCTGCGCGCGCATCGGGGCGGTCTTCTCGGTCGTCTTCGCCGGCTTCTCGCCCGATGCCCTCGCCAACCGCATCCTCGACGGCGAGTCGGACTTCGTCATCACGGCCGACGAGGGGCGGCGCGGCGGCAAGACCGTGGCGCTCAAGGCGAACGTCGACGAAGCCGTCGAGCGCTCAGCAGCGCAGGGCCAGTCGGTTCGCCATGTGCTTGTCGTCCGCAACACCGGCGGCGGAGTGACCTGGCACGATCACGACGTGTGGTACCACGAAGCGTTCGAGCGCGCGGCCGAGACGTGCCCGTGCGAGGAGATGAACGCCGAGGACCCGCTCTTCATCCTCTACACCTCCGGCTCGACTGGCAAGCCGAAGGGCGTCGTCCACACGACCGGCGGCTACTGCGTCTGGACCTCGATCACGCACGAGTACGTCTTCGACCTCCAACCGGAGACCGACGTCTACTGGTGCACCGCCGACGTCGGCTGGATCACTGGGCACTCGTACATCGTCTTCGGCCCGATGATCAACGGGGCCACGCAGGTGCTCTTCGAGGGCGTCCCGGCCTATCCCGACGCCAGCCGCATCTGGGAGGTCGTCGACAAGCACGGCGTCACGGTTCTCTACACCGCGCCGACGGCCATCCGCGCGCTCATGGCCAAGGGCGACGACTACGTCGCCAAGACCGACCGCTCCAGCCTCCGCCTCCTCGGGACGGTCGGTGAGCCGATCAACCCCGAGGCGTGGCGCTGGTACCACGAGGTGGTCGGGGGCGGCCGGTGCCCGATCATCGACACCTGGTGGCAGACCGAGACCGGCGGCGTGATGCTCGTCGGGCTGCCGGGCGCGATCGAGCAGAAGCCGGGCGTAGCCGGGAAGCCGTTCTTCGGCATCGTTCCCGTCGTCCTCGACCCCGCTGGCGAGGAGGTGGACGGTGCCGCTGAGGGCGTCCTCGCGATCGCCGACTCGTGGCCGGGCCAGGCGCGGACGGTCTACAAGAACCACTGGCGCTTCATCAACGCCTACTTCGCCCACTACGAGGGGTACTACTTCACCGGCGACGGCTGCCGCCGCGACGCCGACGGCTACTACCAGATCACCGGCCGCGTCGACGACGTGATCAACGTCTCGGGCCACCGCATGGGGACGGCCGAGGTCGAGAGCGCGCTCGTGCTACACGACACCGTGGCCGAGGCCGCCGTCGTCGGCTACCCGCACGACATCAAGGGACAGGGCATCTACTGCTACGTCACGCTCGGCTCCGAGGCCGAGCCCTCGGACGCCCTACGCACCGAGCTCGTCCAGCACGTCCGCACGGTCATGGGGCCGATTGCGACGCCGGACAAGCTCCAGTTCGCCCCGTCGCTGCCGAAGACACGCTCGGGCAAGATCATGCGGCGCATCCTCCGCAAGATCGCCGAGAACGACTACGGCACGCTCGGCGACACCTCTACGCTCTCCGACCCCACCGTGGTCGATGACCTGATCGAGCACCGGCAGAACCGGTAA
- a CDS encoding DUF4212 domain-containing protein: MKMTKEAYWQRQLKRIALLLTVWAVVAFGMAIFGAPFLNQFSFGGVPFGFWMAQQGSIFVFVSLIWIYAYFSDKADQEAGLAETEGSVSAAGEGH, encoded by the coding sequence ATGAAAATGACCAAGGAAGCCTACTGGCAACGCCAGCTCAAGCGCATCGCGCTCCTGCTCACCGTGTGGGCGGTCGTCGCCTTCGGGATGGCCATCTTCGGCGCGCCGTTCCTCAACCAGTTCTCGTTCGGCGGGGTGCCGTTCGGGTTCTGGATGGCCCAGCAGGGGAGCATCTTCGTCTTCGTCTCCCTGATCTGGATCTACGCCTACTTCTCCGACAAGGCCGACCAGGAGGCCGGCCTCGCCGAGACCGAAGGCAGCGTCTCCGCCGCCGGCGAAGGCCACTAA